CCATGGTTTCATTGGAACAAAAAAGGTTGCAAGTCATTCGAAGTTGACGGTAATCATATCGATGCCTATTGGGATCTACGATCGGCTAAATTCGCTGGTGGTTGTCCTGAGCCTTGTAGCGATTACTATGTCACATTAGTTTGCAATGAGGAGGTTATTTTGTTGTTGGGTGATTACAAGAAAAAGGCTTACaagagaatgaaaatgaaaccaaCACTTGTTGAAGCTACATTATTGGTTAAAAGAGAGAATGTTTTTGCAAAGAAAAGTTTTTCAATAAAGGCTAAATTTGATGAGAAGAGAAAAGAGAGTGATATTGTTGTTGAAAGTTCAACTGTTGGTAATTAAGATCCTGAAATGTGGATTAGTATTGATGGAATTGTTTTGATTCATGTTAAGAATTTGCAGTGGAAATTTAGAGGGAATCAAACTGTTATGGTTAATAAACAACCTGTGCAAGTGTTTTATGATGTTCATGATTGGTTGTTTAGTGTTTCTGGATCTGGGCCTGGGCCTGGTGTTTTTATCTTCAAACCTGGGCCCACTGAAGTTGAGATTGATGATAAAGGTGTTGAAGGTTGTGAAAGTGATGATGGTAGTGCTACTAGTGGTTATTACTCAACTAAAAGTTATACTCCTTTTGAGTCTTCCCTTGTACTTTGTGCCTATAAACTTGAGTAATAAGTTTAAGTTATAAGGCTAAGAGAAGAGACCAATTAATGTTTATATGATAGTGCGTGTGCGTGGGCGGCAACTCTGGTTTTAGATTGCGGTTGCAGTTATGCTGAGAATTTTTCCTTATAATGTGGTTGGGATGTTGTTGCAGAGACCTCAAATGTCTTTATATTGCAGGATGCAACTTAAAATCATGGTGGCAATAGTAGAGACattgtatagttctattttgttttactaTTCTTTTTTGAGTCTAATGGATATGAGCTATATTGGTTTTGAAAGTGAATTGGAAGATCTTGTTGATGTTTGCTTAGTCAATTTTTATGGTATCCTATGTTTCATCAATTTTGACTCTTTGTTCTAATTTTCATAGCATGAACTAGTAATAGAGTCATATTGTTTTATGTTTCAAAGGATGTGTATGCAACAAACAATAGTTTAGTATCCAATAAAACTTAGCCCTTGGATCCATCATTTtgactgtcaaaaaaaaatctatgttaCTTGATTTTCTTTCAATCAGATATTCATGCATTTAATATCCTAATCAAGTTCCTTATTTAAAAATCACATGAAACAAAGGATCTTTACATTATGGAAATGGATTCCCTACTAACAATGCTAAGGATCTATATTCAAGAAATAGACTTTGTTGTTGTTAGCAATTACGGCAATCAATGACTTTGGCGGTTGATTAAGATCAGACAAGTCAGATTTTGAGTTCTCAATATTTTATAGTCAAGATGTGAACCGTCTAATCTCTATCCATTAACTTAGATGAATTGACTCCAATAACAATAGGAAATTCCAACCGTAGAAAATCCGAGTTCCTATACCGGTTAACTCAAAATAGGGTTTTGAAATCCACAATTCAAAAATAgtacaataaattttaaataatatataagagtGTATAACTAGCTAAatcatttataaataaatgaatatacaTGCATAAGTTGAAAATTGGAGAAGTATTGTCCAAAACACAAGGACTAGGataaaatcaatgaatgaaatAGTATATGATATCATGGTTTCCaaggtggtggtggaggtggaTTTTGTGGCCCAAATGGTGGAATAGCTtcaaaaattgtattaatatcAACACCACTAGTACCTTCAATACTTGTTAAGGAAATTAAAGCAGCTACTAATCCTGCATTACCAGCTAAAGTTGGTTCAGTATAGTTGTAATTAGTCCTTGAATCATGGAATTGGTCAAAATTATTTGGTCCTCCAACCATTGCTCCTGTAATGTTGTGAGGATTTCTGTTATCTGTGTCGCGCCACTTCCAACCACCAGTGCATGAGTAATGCTTGTGATCATTTGGAGTTGATGCACCTCTATGATGAACATGTCTTGGAAATTTATTGCCATATCCTACTATGTAGCTCATATTCATTGGATTTTTACCCATTATGTATTCAATCTGTTTCATGATGGAAATATAGAAAAGGACATTATTTTCGTTAAGAGAACGAATGATTTTTGTACAAGACAAATTTTTCGACAACTTTATAGGTGGTTAATGAATATATCAGATGCCGAAACTCATTAATCATCAATATTACTTCATAACCAAAAATTTGGACATGAATTTCTCCAAGTACTTTTAGATTTGAACAACTAAAATTATGGTTAATCGCTCCAAAATTGTGGTTAGTGAAGTTACGATCACAGTTAATGAGTTTAACGacctaatatattttttaaccatCTACTCAATGTAATTAATCGCTTATTTGAACTACATTAACCACTTAAAAAAGTTCTCGCAAAAGTTTTAGCAAAAGTTGTCTAAATTTAGTTGTTCAAACAGTACCTGAGAGGTTGCAAATGCCTTCAGAACAGATCTTGAAACGTAATTAGGACCACAATTCCATCCAGGAACACCTTTGGCTTCCATATAATCAGCAAAAAGAGATGCCAAAAATGCAGCATTGACAGCATATTGAAGAGATTGTGGTCTTCCTTGGTTCAATTGTATCAATCCTCCTGCAAATTTTCATGTCAACATGCTTATGATCCTGTTGAAACTTCACGATCATAActttttgaatgaaaaaacaactcaaaaatataacatgttaactaatactccctctgatcctttttataagagacacttCACCTTTCTAGAttgattgaataattaatgtatctggtctatagatcatgtatattaattatttaataaatctagAAAAGTGAAGTGTCTCTTGTAAAAAGGACCGGAAGgagtaattattttgaattaccTCTAGTCAAGTTAAAGACCTTGAATTGTTGAAGATAAGAGCACATGGTAAGACTAGTAACATTATGGTACATACTAAGCATTTCCTCATAAGGGTAACCAGGACTAAGAAACATCCTAAACCTTGTCAACAACAACATAGCAGCAGGTAACTTATTATCCCAGCTCAGAACACTCAAATCATGAATCATATAAAATGCATTGGAATGCTTAGGCACATTAGGATCAGTTGCCAATGAAATGTAGGTACTATTTCCAGTTGCATAAAACAACCAAGCACCACCCCACATGTACTCATCAAAGTAACCAGATGAGTTATAAAAAGGTTCGATGTTAGGCTTTCCGCGACTATATGTCGATCTTTTACCAAAGTCTCGTGCAAATGCAAAGACCGTTTCAGCTCCCTTGAGTAGTTTTTTGGAATATGTGGTGTCGTCTTGGAATACTATGGATGCTAATGCTGCTGCCATTTCTCCCGCAAGATCAGGTCCTTCGAATATAGTTGTCGTTGGGCGTGGATAGTCCATGTCTTCTGGTTTTTGCCAACAGTAATGATCATCTGGTGTTTTAGAACCATTTAGAGATCCACCAACCTAAACATAAAATGAAAATGCATTGCACTTAGCATTCAAATTTATAGAATGTGCTATATAATGTTTCTATCAGAGTTTGTTTTAGGCCTCACTCACTCTTAGACCGACCAGAAGGTGGCACGAATTCAGAAATACTACATAAGATTTGTTGAATTATACCACAAGAAAGATATATAGAACATAAAAAAGTTATGCACGCATGATTTAGGCCTGGTTGAATTGACTTGTTTGAATTTATCTACTGATTTAAAcacttgtgagattgtttgtgaaagtttatgaaaacagcttacgAATTATTTTATGCTTATTTTCGTAAGCTTTcgaagatagtttatgaaaactgCTAATATGAAATCAACCtaacattattttatattttgttatataaatagCTTATAGTTAAGCACTTAGTAGTATATCATCAACACTAATGCTAATtatgtttttatcaaaatataatctTCTATGTAACACAACATTGAACATTCATCACTAAATGTTTCACCTCTTTTTTAAGGGTAGAATAAAATgtatagaaacaaaaattaacttaCCTGAGcataaattttgttgattttggaaGCAGAACTGTTGAAGGTTAAAAGCAAGTAATCAGTACCCCACCTAATGAGTTCTCTAGCATGATCATACTCATTAATTGCCatgtatttttgcttatattcaagCACACTCCAACTTAGCATTGTCATAGCAAAAGACATTGGAAAATGGAACTTTATATTGTCTCCTGCATCATAATAACCACCAACAAGTCCTTTTTTATCATCAGTAGTGTCTTTTCCATCTTGTAATCCTGAGTTTCCTCTCCATGGAATGCCATTGCTCTTTGGTAATTCCCCGGCTTCACAAATCAAAGGTAAATATTACAGGTAtcataacaaaaatatttgtccTTATTAAAAGCTAGTTATTACTATGCATATACTTAATAGTTAATTGTATAATTGAGttgagacaaaaaattattattgtctATAAGACCTAACTCAATTGTCAAATGTCGATATTGCTAGATTGGACACCATCACTCAGAAACATATAGAACACCAAGATTTAGTATGCTAGCTGGCCCAATTATTGGCCCACTTTACATGACCACTCTTTCTAGAAGTAATTAGAATGGGGGAGAAAAGAGTTAGTGGGCATTTTAGGGGAGTTAGTGgcattttatgagaataaatatGTTATAAAAGGAAGAGAAGGGTAGTGAGTAAGTTATTCAGAAAGTTGATAAGAGTTTGTTTAGAAGATATATTTCTCAAGTCTAAGAAGTACGGatgttaattgttatgttagttttttaaCGATTTGTCAGAACTTGAATCATGCACCTTCAATTTCTTTTAACCCTTAGTTCAATCTCACCCCTCTTGCAACTCTGATTTAGTCTTTATACTTTTCTTTTCTATCTTTCATCATTATAGAGCTTGACTCATCAAATTTCCATAAATGATAAACAATTTCCTTTATTAAAATTCTGGAGTGCTATGAAACTCACAGTTATGTGTGTGAATTTCTAGTACTATCCttctaaaaattatatatactatGTAAAAATGTACTTCTAGAGATAAAATATGAAACATTATGTGTAGTATTaaaaatagagataaaatatGGATGTTTGCAAAAAACAataactaaaaaattataatctaaAATAAGAATGGAATGAAAAACGGGTTGCAGCATGTAGTTAATTTAGGTGTCATTTGGCAAGTTCAAATTCACAAATGAACAAACAcaaattcaaatcaaatgaacaaaCAGAaccattcaaattcaaatactAGCAACACAAATGCCGTCTGGttgatatcatttttttttttttttgaaaaagtcaAGAACTATGTGtggaatgaaaatttttttattttttgaatgaagAATGAAACTTAATTAGAACAAGTTCAAAGCAACTTGTTGAAATGAAATGACGTTAAATATCATTtgacaataataaaaatgtaaaaattattagtGTCTTGATCgttcaaaaatataaagaaaaattatgaaaaggATTGTcaactatattttaatttattaatcatatattttaatttattaatcaaCGCTCTAAATTATTACTACTTAGAAAGAGTCTAATAGTGTCATGTAAATTCAGCTCAGTCCGTAGGAATATTACATTATACATGCAGAGTTGGAGTTCGAATCTCGAACACCTACTTATTTACCTTAAGGGTAGactttctagccactagaccgcttcataaaaaaatataataatactaataataagaCACATAATAAGTGTTACATAGCACAATTTTAGAGGTTCGAATTCGAACCTCAGATTTTTGCCTTTAGGACACATGTTAGTATTAAGaactttatataaatatatgtgtTATGTTTGACAGAGcttaagtaatttattttttggtgtcaaaaacaaaaagtaatttataataagtgcttaattaaacAAGTGTTCCAAACACACAACCAAATAGGTTTATCTCACGTCAAACAGCCTTTGGAAGAAGTTGACGGACAAAAGGGGATAACAAATGCTTCTGTCCATTAGAAAAAAATGTCTTTTGTaagaaaacaaatttgaatCTATCAAGAGAGCAATTACAGgatatcatatttatatattttttattgggttatatattttaaattattagtaACATCTATTAACTAAAAACTCACATTTCATAAGTCATAACTAGCAAAAAACATGCCTATTCAAATGCATATGCTATGAAATATGAAAGCAATATTTTAAGGATCTTATATCATCATATATTTAGTCTACAATCatcaaataaatcaaataataaaatcgTTAGAGAAAAGGTAAAATAAGACCAATAAATTAGAACAAAAATAatgcatataaaatgttaaTTTGCATAATGATAATGAGATGGTAGAAGAAAATACATACATTTCTGAGCATTGAAGAAGAGTAACGCTTTATGGAGGGCAAGAGTGTAATTATCAGGTGTTATAGGTCGAGAATGATGTTTGGGCAAATTCTTTGCAACTATGATGGGAAGCCCAATTACACAAAATACCACAAAGATTATACCAAAAATCCATTTCAATGCCTTGTAACTCAACTTCATGCATCCAATATCCACATACTTAGTTTTCTTCTTAGTAATTGGCCTTTCAAGAATCCAACTTTGTACCGTCGAATCCATTGTGTCGCTTGCCGGACTGAGCAACGCCGCCCTGTCCCATTGATCTCCTATGCGGCTCGTCTCATAGTCAGACGCCACTTCATTACAATTTGTCAACTCAAATGATCCTCCCCATTGATTCCTTGAATGCATAATGAGTAATTAACTCAAAGATATTATCTTTGATGATATGACGCGAGTATTCTTTGCGTCAATTTTGATAATTCCCCTTTCCTAGTGATAATTTTTCGATATACTTTTATTACCTCTTACGACCGAACTTCAGATTAATTGAGATTCATTTCTCCAAGCGCAAATTAAATCTCACTCGAATTGAAGATGGCTACTAAATATTATGTGTGAGGGTATGGAATGGGGATTGAGGTTTTAGAAGAGATGAGAGAAATTGGTGCAAATTTGATGTTGGAATTTTTGAGAGGTTCTTTGTGtctacatgtatatatatacaaagaaccaattaattaattaattaattaattaattaattgattatgacACTATTATAAAGTTTGTGTTGCGACTTTTGAAAAGTGTGATACTTGGCATTGTAGTATTTTTTGAGTCACATATAGATCCAACGTACGCGTTTAGCAACACACATCATCGTCGACCATTAcaaaaaactcaatttaattTGCGCATAATAACAGTCAAACTCATTTTAATTTGATCCGGATAAAACTTAATTTGCCACTGCATATACATTGTGGTTAATGACGAATTGTTAACGACAATTCGACttgttaaactttttttattcattCTGCTCTTTAACCCTTAGTTcaaccagttgagctactcaTTCCGTCCCTTTTATTCATTggttgaattttgaattttgaattttcataTTCTTTTTATTGAAATAGGAGATCTAgaggaaacaaaaaaattgaaataattataCGTTGCATATAATTGTTACCATAATTAGTATTAAGTAATTATTAATGCACCTCAAATGGTAGAAAGTAACTACTATGATAAAAATCCAATTATGTATTAAGTTACTATActatatatgataaaaatccaAGAAACAATAGCTTGATAAGAAAAAAGCTTAGGATAGAAATCTCTATGTCAATggaaactaataaaaaaaaagaaatttggtttggaaaaaaaaaagggaattcTATGCCAAAATACATGGTAAGcatatgtaatttttattttcctttagtaaaaatattgtCAAGGTGTATATTTTTCCTTGAATTCGAACTCACTATTTTGTCATTGTTGTGTGCAGCTAGAAATTCAAATGATGTTTGTTAGTGTTTTAACAATATTCATGCACTTTACTTGCGTTGAACGGGCAGAACGGAACAGTTCATTTGGCAAGGCTAAGGTGTTGTTTGTGGTGGTTAAGAGCTTCAGGCGTGGAGTGGAAAAGTACCTGCAAAAATGTTAGCATTTCGATGTGTGTACATTGGGAGCTTGAGATATGAGCGTATTTATAGATCAAGTCTTGCATATGCATGGGGACCGGCTCCACTACGTTAGTGGAATTGAGAATTGTAtttgttctggactagactataACTAATCCAGCATTACGCCCTCTAAGTCCACAATGGCTTGTCCAACCACATCTGTGTCAGCACAGCAGAACATGGTagaacctctccaccaagataggagCAGATCATTGCTTCACCCACTAtttaagggtaatatcttggcagtccatCTTATTGGGCCTAACCTGATCCAACCcaataagaggacctttggcccagagctgggggctatataagctctcctatacatGAGAGCTATGTAACACTATTCATTCACTCAATTACTTTCCCTCTCTTGTATCTCTCTTGCTCTCATTCCCTCTCtaactttggcatcggagcacttgcaggtacaaccccccctccgtggatcagctGCTCGACCCGCCGtcaaccacctgctcaacggactgcTAGGTGGCCATCCAtttgttctgatcaacagttaagatcagtatTGTCAAATGACTATTCTTATACTATGTTGGATTGCTATCCGTTGAAGTCATGTGCCCTCCAAAGACATGTATGTCTTGTACTAAAGAGTATTATCTTGGACCTAAAATATAATGGGCATTTGGTATAGTGAGCTTTAGTCTAGTTCGGAACACCCCCCAAGTTCTTGCTATGAAGATAGTAAAGATTTGAATCTCTCGGACTTAGGTTGAAGGAGTTGACAGACATTTTTCTTGGATTaacttggg
This portion of the Trifolium pratense cultivar HEN17-A07 linkage group LG3, ARS_RC_1.1, whole genome shotgun sequence genome encodes:
- the LOC123912720 gene encoding uncharacterized protein LOC123912720: MQATPLSQRTSEEPLPTKTAQSTVTCIYQASIANQWRNIYVLWCKSLINHTLNLKIDSIRGEQFLHSIKIEVKPWFHWNKKGCKSFEVDGNHIDAYWDLRSAKFAGGCPEPCSDYYVTLVCNEEVILLLGDYKKKAYKRMKMKPTLVEATLLVKRENVFAKKSFSIKAKFDEKRKESDIVVESSTVGN
- the LOC123914929 gene encoding uncharacterized protein LOC123914929: MWISIDGIVLIHVKNLQWKFRGNQTVMVNKQPVQVFYDVHDWLFSVSGSGPGPGVFIFKPGPTEVEIDDKGVEGCESDDGSATSGYYSTKSYTPFESSLVLCAYKLE
- the LOC123918460 gene encoding endoglucanase 12-like, yielding MHSRNQWGGSFELTNCNEVASDYETSRIGDQWDRAALLSPASDTMDSTVQSWILERPITKKKTKYVDIGCMKLSYKALKWIFGIIFVVFCVIGLPIIVAKNLPKHHSRPITPDNYTLALHKALLFFNAQKSGELPKSNGIPWRGNSGLQDGKDTTDDKKGLVGGYYDAGDNIKFHFPMSFAMTMLSWSVLEYKQKYMAINEYDHARELIRWGTDYLLLTFNSSASKINKIYAQVGGSLNGSKTPDDHYCWQKPEDMDYPRPTTTIFEGPDLAGEMAAALASIVFQDDTTYSKKLLKGAETVFAFARDFGKRSTYSRGKPNIEPFYNSSGYFDEYMWGGAWLFYATGNSTYISLATDPNVPKHSNAFYMIHDLSVLSWDNKLPAAMLLLTRFRMFLSPGYPYEEMLSMYHNVTSLTMCSYLQQFKVFNLTRGGLIQLNQGRPQSLQYAVNAAFLASLFADYMEAKGVPGWNCGPNYVSRSVLKAFATSQIEYIMGKNPMNMSYIVGYGNKFPRHVHHRGASTPNDHKHYSCTGGWKWRDTDNRNPHNITGAMVGGPNNFDQFHDSRTNYNYTEPTLAGNAGLVAALISLTSIEGTSGVDINTIFEAIPPFGPQNPPPPPPWKP